One genomic window of Novosphingobium aureum includes the following:
- the leuD gene encoding 3-isopropylmalate dehydratase small subunit, with protein MTPFTTLTSVAVPILRDNVDTDAIIPSREMKSTGRTGLAEGLFAPWRYSDVAARTPDPSFELNMPEARGGQVILGGANFGCGSSREHAVWALVEYGIRCVIAESFAPIFRANCIRNGVLPITLPRADVDALAWQEITVDLPAQTVTAGETTHSFTIEDEPRTMLLEGLDVIDLTLKALPAIEAWTDADRTARPWVYLEKTA; from the coding sequence GTGACCCCCTTCACTACCCTCACCTCGGTTGCCGTGCCGATCCTGCGCGACAACGTCGACACCGACGCGATCATCCCGAGCCGCGAGATGAAGAGCACCGGGCGTACCGGCCTTGCCGAAGGCCTCTTCGCGCCATGGCGCTACAGCGATGTTGCCGCACGCACCCCCGATCCCAGCTTCGAGCTCAACATGCCCGAGGCCAGGGGCGGACAGGTGATCCTGGGCGGCGCCAACTTCGGCTGCGGGTCGAGCCGCGAGCACGCGGTCTGGGCGCTGGTCGAGTACGGCATCCGCTGCGTCATCGCCGAGAGCTTCGCGCCGATCTTCCGCGCCAACTGCATCCGCAACGGCGTGCTTCCGATCACCCTGCCCCGTGCCGATGTCGATGCGCTGGCCTGGCAGGAGATCACGGTAGACCTGCCCGCGCAGACGGTCACGGCCGGAGAGACCACGCACAGCTTCACGATCGAGGACGAGCCGCGCACGATGCTGCTCGAAGGCCTCGACGTGATCGACCTCACATTGAAGGCCCTGCCCGCCATCGAGGCATGGACCGACGCCGACCGCACGGCGCGTCCCTGGGTCTATCTAGAGAAGACCGCATGA